The following proteins are encoded in a genomic region of Hymenobacter siberiensis:
- the mraY gene encoding phospho-N-acetylmuramoyl-pentapeptide-transferase, translated as MLYYLFRYLHEHYHLAGTGVFQYTTFRAGLAVVISLLIAQIFGHRLIRVLQMKQVGESIRDLGLQGQNEKKGTPTMGGLIIILAILVPVILLCRLRNIYIILMIMSTVWLGLIGFLDDYIKVFRKNKEGLSGRFKVLGQVGLGITVGWVLFYSNEITVREYLLPNGTFSAIESSKVFKDVHLMITTVPFMKNNELNYGDLFASAGTIFNGLYGLLYIPIVIFLITAVSNGANITDGLDGLAAGTSAIIGITLAIFAFVSGNALLADYLDVMFIPDSGELVIFCTAFVGACIGFLWYNSYPAQVFMGDTGSLALGGIIAVLALIVRKELLIPILCGVFLVENLSVIVQVGYFKYTRKKYGEGRRLLRMSPLHHHYQKLGYHESKIVSRFWIVGIMLAVITLVTLKLR; from the coding sequence ATGCTTTATTACCTCTTCCGTTACCTGCACGAACATTACCACCTGGCGGGAACCGGCGTGTTCCAGTACACCACATTCCGCGCCGGGCTGGCGGTTGTCATTTCCCTGCTCATCGCCCAGATTTTCGGGCACCGCCTGATTCGGGTGCTGCAAATGAAGCAGGTGGGCGAAAGCATCCGCGACCTCGGCCTGCAAGGTCAGAACGAGAAGAAAGGTACGCCCACGATGGGCGGCCTCATCATCATTCTGGCCATTCTGGTGCCGGTTATTTTGCTGTGCCGGCTCCGCAATATCTACATCATCCTCATGATTATGAGTACGGTGTGGCTGGGTCTGATTGGCTTCCTGGACGACTACATCAAGGTGTTTCGCAAGAACAAGGAGGGGCTGAGCGGCCGCTTCAAAGTGCTGGGGCAGGTGGGCTTGGGCATCACGGTGGGCTGGGTCCTGTTCTATAGCAACGAAATCACGGTGCGCGAGTATCTGCTGCCCAACGGCACTTTTTCGGCGATTGAATCCAGTAAAGTATTCAAAGACGTGCACCTGATGATTACCACGGTGCCGTTTATGAAGAACAACGAGCTGAATTACGGCGATTTATTCGCCTCAGCGGGCACAATTTTCAACGGCCTCTACGGACTGCTCTACATCCCCATCGTCATTTTCTTGATTACGGCCGTGAGCAACGGGGCCAACATTACCGACGGCCTCGACGGGCTGGCGGCAGGCACTTCGGCCATCATCGGTATCACGCTGGCTATTTTCGCTTTCGTGAGTGGCAATGCGTTGTTGGCTGATTATCTGGATGTTATGTTCATTCCCGATTCGGGCGAGCTGGTTATTTTCTGTACGGCTTTCGTGGGAGCCTGCATTGGGTTTCTTTGGTACAATAGCTACCCGGCGCAGGTTTTTATGGGCGACACGGGCTCGCTGGCGCTGGGCGGCATCATTGCCGTGCTGGCCCTCATCGTGCGCAAAGAGCTGCTGATTCCGATTCTGTGCGGAGTGTTTCTTGTTGAGAACCTGTCGGTTATTGTGCAGGTTGGGTATTTTAAATACACCCGTAAGAAATACGGCGAGGGCCGCCGCCTGCTGCGCATGTCGCCGCTGCATCACCACTACCAAAAGCTGGGCTACCACGAGTCGAAAATCGTGTCGCGCTTCTGGATTGTCGGCATCATGCTGGCAGTTATTACCCTGGTTACCTTGAAATTGCGCTAA
- a CDS encoding FtsL-like putative cell division protein encodes MAANTLRPTDAPRRANVPRPVAAPEPEEAPAPPVAEYVAPAPEPAPAPAAPKREKPRREPATEIAPRSSWSLFSLLDRATSVDGLFREGLPVRFLPHLLFVMLLVLLYIGNTHYGNRMNRNIQRLKQETEDLRADYTTLKSDYMEASKQSEVARKVAAIGLVESSSPPFRITVPAGHLDAAELELMPVLTADTLAARAARDSTAALRADQLAGRRRPVDGSDEDSGPEIIAPPQALDGDSVPTRIAAPQASHRAVINKPDHKNKAQKSTSSHKKQSADKQAVKARNR; translated from the coding sequence ATGGCCGCTAATACGCTCCGTCCCACCGATGCCCCGCGCCGCGCAAACGTGCCGCGTCCGGTAGCCGCGCCCGAGCCGGAGGAAGCCCCCGCGCCCCCCGTGGCCGAATACGTGGCCCCCGCGCCGGAGCCTGCCCCGGCCCCCGCTGCCCCAAAGCGTGAGAAGCCTCGCCGCGAGCCTGCTACCGAAATAGCCCCGCGCAGCTCATGGAGCCTGTTTTCGCTGCTCGACCGCGCCACGAGCGTGGACGGCCTGTTTCGGGAAGGCTTGCCCGTACGCTTCCTGCCGCATCTGCTGTTTGTGATGCTGCTGGTGCTGCTCTACATCGGCAACACGCACTACGGCAACCGCATGAACCGCAACATTCAGCGCCTCAAACAGGAAACTGAAGACCTGCGGGCCGACTACACTACCCTGAAATCGGATTACATGGAGGCCAGCAAGCAAAGCGAGGTGGCCCGCAAAGTGGCCGCCATCGGGCTGGTCGAAAGCTCGTCGCCGCCTTTCCGCATCACGGTTCCGGCCGGCCATCTCGACGCCGCCGAATTGGAGCTGATGCCCGTGCTCACGGCCGATACGCTGGCCGCCCGCGCCGCCCGCGACTCCACCGCCGCCCTGCGCGCCGACCAGCTGGCCGGCCGCCGCCGTCCGGTCGATGGCAGCGACGAGGATAGTGGTCCCGAAATCATTGCTCCGCCCCAGGCGCTGGATGGCGACTCTGTGCCGACCCGGATAGCAGCGCCGCAAGCTTCGCACCGTGCTGTCATTAATAAGCCCGACCATAAGAATAAGGCACAAAAAAGCACAAGCTCGCACAAGAAACAATCAGCAGATAAGCAGGCCGTTAAAGCCCGTAACCGATGA
- a CDS encoding UDP-N-acetylmuramoyl-L-alanyl-D-glutamate--2,6-diaminopimelate ligase — MISLPLFSLLTDVNVLAQHGSTDVPITGLTLDSREAGPGVAFCALRGTATDGHRFIEGAVAKGLAAVICEELPAVLNPATTYVLVADSAEALGHVAAAFHGHPSRQLTLVGVTGTNGKTTCATLLHKLFRELGYHAGLLSTVQNQIDEEVIPSTHTTPDAIRLNALLARMVGAGCTHACMEVSSHAVAQHRITGLRFAGGVFTNLTHDHLDYHGTFDNYLKAKKGFFDALPKTAFALTNADDKRGPVMLQNTVARRATYSLRGAADFRAKLVANEVHGLHLEVDGREILFRLIGVFNAYNLMAVYGAAVLLGEDPTEVLTILSGLTTAPGRFESVLSGQQSITGIIDYAHTPDALENVLQTLHEIRQPSQHIITVVGCGGNRDAAKRPIMANLAARLSNKVILTSDNPRFEDPAEILAQMAAGVTAPDSAKVQTVPDRRAAIEAAVRLAGPHDIVLVAGKGHENYQEISGVKMPFDDKLILVEIFAELNK; from the coding sequence ATGATTTCCCTGCCGCTCTTTTCCCTGCTTACCGACGTGAACGTGCTCGCCCAGCACGGTTCCACCGACGTGCCCATCACCGGCCTCACCCTCGACTCGCGCGAAGCCGGGCCGGGCGTGGCCTTCTGCGCCCTGCGCGGCACGGCCACCGACGGCCACCGGTTCATCGAAGGCGCGGTGGCAAAAGGGCTGGCCGCCGTTATCTGCGAAGAGCTGCCGGCCGTGCTGAACCCCGCCACGACCTACGTGCTGGTAGCCGATTCGGCCGAGGCACTGGGCCATGTGGCGGCGGCGTTTCACGGCCATCCCTCGCGCCAGCTCACGCTGGTTGGCGTAACGGGTACCAACGGCAAAACCACCTGCGCCACGCTGCTGCACAAGCTATTCCGCGAGCTGGGCTACCACGCCGGCCTGCTGAGCACGGTGCAGAACCAGATTGACGAGGAAGTCATCCCGAGCACCCACACCACGCCCGATGCCATTCGGCTGAATGCGCTGCTGGCCCGCATGGTAGGGGCCGGCTGCACCCACGCCTGCATGGAGGTGAGCAGCCACGCCGTGGCGCAGCACCGCATCACGGGGCTGCGCTTCGCGGGCGGCGTCTTCACCAACCTCACCCACGACCATCTCGACTACCACGGCACGTTCGATAATTACCTGAAGGCTAAAAAGGGCTTCTTCGACGCGCTGCCCAAAACCGCCTTCGCCCTCACCAACGCCGACGACAAGCGCGGCCCGGTGATGCTGCAAAACACCGTGGCCCGCCGCGCCACCTACTCGCTGCGCGGGGCTGCCGATTTTCGCGCCAAGCTGGTGGCCAATGAAGTCCACGGCCTGCACCTCGAAGTCGACGGCCGCGAAATTCTTTTCCGTCTCATCGGCGTGTTCAATGCCTACAATTTGATGGCCGTGTACGGCGCGGCCGTGCTGCTGGGCGAGGACCCCACCGAGGTTCTCACCATCCTCTCGGGCCTGACCACCGCGCCCGGCCGCTTCGAGTCGGTGCTGTCGGGCCAGCAAAGCATCACGGGCATTATCGACTACGCCCACACGCCCGACGCGCTGGAGAACGTGCTGCAAACCCTGCACGAAATCCGCCAGCCCAGCCAGCACATCATCACGGTGGTGGGCTGCGGCGGCAACCGCGACGCGGCCAAGCGCCCCATCATGGCCAACCTGGCCGCCCGGCTTTCCAACAAAGTCATCCTCACCTCTGATAACCCCCGTTTCGAGGACCCCGCCGAAATCCTGGCCCAGATGGCGGCCGGTGTGACGGCCCCCGATTCGGCCAAAGTCCAGACCGTGCCCGACCGCCGCGCCGCCATCGAAGCCGCTGTGCGCCTGGCCGGTCCGCACGATATTGTACTGGTCGCCGGCAAGGGCCACGAAAATTATCAGGAGATTAGCGGCGTGAAAATGCCTTTTGATGACAAGCTGATTCTTGTCGAAATTTTTGCTGAGCTGAATAAATAG
- a CDS encoding penicillin-binding protein, protein MKGSVKKSIVTRVRLAFLGVAVFSCAIFWKATKIQFQEGAKWRALEQERRISYQSVPATRGNIYSDNESIMATSLPFYRVAWDPGVVEDGVFRAGIDSLAWHLSHFFGDRSVQEYRRRLVNAHSAKQRYIRLNSRQINFQEKKLMATWPVFRERRNRGGAIFEKVDKRFRPFGGLAQRTIGFVNEDKHGAGLEYTFEQSLAGKSGEALFERVPGGVKPVYDGTEIKPLPGYDVKTTLDINLQDVAENALYKSLVDNNAQYGCVILMEVATGEIKAVANLGKASDDTYKEDYNYAFADQGRTEPGSTFKLASMMALFEAHPELTLDDIVDTGNGRMYVGGAVKSDSHGYGRITVQQVFEKSSNIGVAKLVDKYFSRNPSEYTDYLKKFGLDKPLGFQMTGEALPYVKDTKDRSWSRTSLTTMSIGYELKLAPLQTLALYNAIANGGVKVQPMIVREIKQADQVLMHNETKVLNPKICSDATLIKVKSMMEGVVTAGTARSIRPKDYSIAGKTGTAWKFKNGQYTKTYSTSFVGYFPADKPKYSCIVVVDSPRNGRIYGADVAAPVFREVADKCMARDLLSQRPLLAKARLNKSHVPLVRAGMQDELALVCQRLGLVGNTQATGGEEWVRGASDTAFHARTVTLVVNPVRPNRVPQARGLSLRDALFLLENRGLHVRAVGSGRVREQSLAPGSPIKRGDLITLKLEESGPRIAAPVALPEPEHTDLAENKLLVPVDMEPAKARRSFSDGEKAHVQAAVAERSAGVKPNAKAGKPTAKPATVSPAARPAATGGAKATDKSKDSRQSAAGKNPKKPAPAKPAVRRA, encoded by the coding sequence ATGAAAGGCAGCGTTAAGAAGTCGATAGTTACGCGGGTGCGGCTGGCTTTTTTGGGGGTGGCCGTGTTTTCGTGCGCCATTTTCTGGAAGGCAACCAAAATTCAGTTTCAGGAGGGGGCCAAGTGGCGCGCTCTGGAGCAGGAGCGGCGCATCAGCTACCAGTCGGTGCCAGCCACGCGGGGTAATATTTACTCCGATAATGAGAGTATTATGGCGACTTCGCTGCCATTTTACCGCGTGGCCTGGGACCCGGGCGTGGTGGAGGACGGGGTGTTTCGGGCCGGAATTGACTCGCTGGCCTGGCACTTGTCGCATTTTTTCGGCGACCGCAGCGTGCAGGAATATCGCCGCCGGCTGGTGAACGCGCACTCGGCCAAGCAGCGCTACATCCGCCTCAACTCCCGGCAAATCAATTTTCAGGAGAAGAAGCTGATGGCCACCTGGCCGGTATTCCGTGAGCGGCGTAACCGGGGTGGAGCCATTTTTGAGAAGGTGGATAAGCGTTTTCGGCCATTTGGCGGGCTGGCGCAGCGCACCATCGGCTTCGTGAACGAGGACAAGCACGGCGCGGGCCTGGAGTACACCTTTGAGCAGAGCCTGGCCGGGAAGTCGGGCGAGGCGCTGTTTGAGCGTGTGCCCGGCGGCGTGAAGCCGGTGTACGACGGCACTGAAATCAAGCCCCTGCCGGGCTACGACGTGAAAACCACGCTCGACATCAACTTGCAGGACGTGGCCGAAAATGCCCTCTACAAGTCGCTGGTTGATAACAATGCCCAGTATGGCTGCGTGATTCTGATGGAAGTGGCCACCGGTGAAATCAAGGCCGTGGCTAACCTCGGCAAGGCGTCGGACGATACCTATAAGGAGGACTACAACTACGCCTTTGCCGACCAGGGCCGGACCGAGCCGGGCTCCACTTTTAAGCTGGCCTCGATGATGGCGCTGTTTGAGGCGCATCCGGAGCTCACGCTCGACGACATTGTGGACACCGGCAACGGCCGAATGTACGTGGGCGGGGCCGTGAAATCAGACTCGCACGGCTACGGCCGCATCACGGTGCAGCAAGTATTTGAGAAATCGAGTAATATCGGCGTGGCCAAGCTGGTCGATAAATACTTCTCGCGCAACCCCAGTGAGTACACCGATTACCTGAAGAAATTCGGCTTGGATAAGCCGCTGGGTTTCCAGATGACCGGTGAGGCGCTGCCCTACGTGAAGGATACCAAGGACCGCAGCTGGAGCCGCACCTCGCTCACCACCATGAGCATTGGCTACGAGCTGAAGCTGGCCCCGCTGCAAACGCTGGCCCTCTACAACGCCATTGCCAACGGCGGCGTGAAAGTGCAGCCCATGATTGTGCGCGAAATCAAGCAGGCCGACCAGGTGCTGATGCACAACGAAACCAAGGTGCTGAACCCCAAAATCTGCTCGGACGCTACGCTGATTAAGGTGAAGTCGATGATGGAAGGGGTGGTGACGGCCGGTACGGCCCGCAGCATCCGCCCCAAGGACTACAGCATTGCCGGCAAAACCGGCACGGCCTGGAAATTCAAGAACGGGCAGTACACCAAGACGTATTCGACCAGCTTCGTGGGCTATTTCCCGGCCGATAAGCCGAAGTACAGCTGCATCGTGGTGGTGGACTCGCCCCGCAACGGCCGCATCTACGGGGCCGACGTGGCCGCGCCGGTGTTCCGCGAGGTGGCCGACAAGTGCATGGCCCGCGACCTGCTCAGCCAGCGCCCGCTGCTGGCCAAGGCCCGCCTGAACAAGAGCCACGTGCCGCTGGTGCGCGCCGGTATGCAGGACGAACTGGCCCTCGTGTGTCAGCGGCTGGGCCTGGTGGGCAACACCCAGGCCACCGGCGGCGAGGAGTGGGTACGCGGCGCTTCCGACACCGCTTTCCACGCCCGCACCGTGACGTTGGTAGTGAATCCTGTGCGCCCCAACCGCGTGCCGCAGGCCCGGGGCCTGAGCCTGCGCGATGCTCTTTTCCTGCTCGAAAACCGGGGCCTGCACGTGCGGGCCGTGGGCTCGGGCCGGGTGCGTGAGCAGTCGCTGGCCCCGGGCTCGCCCATCAAGCGCGGCGACCTGATTACGCTGAAACTGGAAGAATCCGGCCCCCGCATCGCCGCGCCCGTAGCCCTGCCCGAGCCCGAGCACACCGACCTGGCCGAGAACAAGCTGCTGGTGCCCGTGGATATGGAGCCCGCCAAAGCCCGCCGTTCCTTCTCCGATGGCGAGAAGGCCCACGTGCAGGCCGCCGTGGCTGAACGCTCGGCCGGCGTGAAGCCCAATGCTAAAGCCGGCAAGCCCACGGCCAAGCCCGCCACTGTCTCGCCAGCTGCCCGGCCAGCAGCAACCGGAGGCGCAAAAGCTACCGATAAATCCAAAGATTCCCGCCAGTCCGCTGCGGGCAAAAACCCCAAAAAGCCCGCGCCGGCTAAACCCGCCGTGCGCCGCGCTTGA
- the rsmH gene encoding 16S rRNA (cytosine(1402)-N(4))-methyltransferase RsmH, with protein MTEYDNDQAYHRPVMLAQCLAAMDLQPDGRYVDVTFGGGGHSARILEKLTTGHLFSFDQDADAEAEAAKLARPQFTFVKANFRDLFAELQQIGGLPVDSLLADLGVSSHQFDTPERGFSTRFDGPLDMRMDPDGPLTAADILNDYKEADLHRIFGMYGEVTNARTLAATVGAARRGRRLETIAELKQAIVPCTPRGKENKYLAQVFQALRIEVNQEMQALQEMLLQTADVLRPGGRLVVMSYHSLEDRLVKNFIAKGKFFGTVDKDFFGNESKPFEAVNRKPEEADPAEVALNSRARSAKLRVAIRTEN; from the coding sequence ATGACCGAATACGATAACGACCAGGCCTATCACCGCCCCGTAATGCTGGCCCAGTGCCTGGCCGCCATGGACTTACAGCCCGATGGGCGCTATGTCGACGTGACCTTTGGCGGTGGCGGCCATTCGGCCCGCATCCTCGAAAAACTCACTACCGGCCACCTCTTCAGCTTCGACCAGGACGCCGATGCCGAAGCCGAGGCGGCCAAGCTGGCCCGCCCGCAGTTTACGTTTGTGAAAGCCAACTTCCGGGACTTATTCGCTGAGCTACAGCAGATTGGCGGGCTACCCGTGGATAGCCTGCTGGCCGACCTGGGGGTGAGCTCGCACCAGTTCGACACGCCCGAGCGCGGTTTCTCGACCCGCTTCGACGGCCCGCTGGATATGCGCATGGACCCCGACGGCCCGCTCACGGCCGCCGATATCCTCAACGATTATAAGGAAGCCGACCTGCACCGCATTTTTGGTATGTACGGCGAGGTGACCAACGCCCGTACGCTGGCCGCCACCGTGGGCGCGGCTCGGCGCGGCCGCCGCCTCGAAACCATTGCTGAGCTCAAGCAGGCCATTGTGCCCTGCACGCCGCGCGGCAAGGAAAACAAGTATCTGGCCCAGGTTTTCCAGGCCCTGCGCATCGAGGTTAACCAGGAAATGCAGGCCTTGCAGGAAATGCTGCTGCAAACGGCCGACGTGCTGCGCCCCGGTGGTCGGCTGGTGGTGATGAGCTACCATTCGCTGGAAGACCGACTGGTGAAAAACTTCATCGCGAAGGGTAAATTCTTCGGAACCGTCGATAAAGACTTCTTCGGCAATGAAAGCAAGCCCTTTGAAGCCGTGAACCGCAAACCTGAAGAAGCCGACCCGGCCGAAGTCGCGCTGAATAGCCGCGCCCGAAGTGCTAAATTGCGGGTTGCAATCCGGACAGAGAATTAA